The Synechococcus sp. M16.1 genome includes the window CCAGGTTCATCAGCAGTGCTGGAGCGTCAGGGAACAACACAGCGCTACCCCCAGGCTCGCGTGATCGTTCTGGACGACGATGTGAACACCTTCCAGCACGTGGTGGATTGCCTACGCAAGATCATTCCCGGCATGAGTGAGGACAAGGCCTGGAACCTCGCCAACAGGATTGATGGTCAGGGTGCGGCCGAAGTTTGGTGCGGCCCCCTGGAGCAGGCCGAGCTGTACCACCAGCAGCTTCAGGCCGAGGGGTTAACGATGGCCCCTCTGGAACGCTGCTGAGTCAGGCCGCCGGCTTACGGCTGGCTTTGG containing:
- the clpS gene encoding ATP-dependent Clp protease adapter ClpS — encoded protein: MTSSSPGSSAVLERQGTTQRYPQARVIVLDDDVNTFQHVVDCLRKIIPGMSEDKAWNLANRIDGQGAAEVWCGPLEQAELYHQQLQAEGLTMAPLERC